In Triticum aestivum cultivar Chinese Spring chromosome 5B, IWGSC CS RefSeq v2.1, whole genome shotgun sequence, the following proteins share a genomic window:
- the LOC123110803 gene encoding polyprotein of EF-Ts, chloroplastic, whose amino-acid sequence MTPVVHCSVGTISLFHIGSFRPSREIQIRRFRGSERYSRVTSPSRHGLLQPQTPFHLISIYKRSWSSANSRLRTLSAAAVGTDVTVEGSSSPAGETSDAAPAAAETTGQAVASTSPASSPPKLGRNPRKSEMPPLKDGDLVPGASFTGKVRSIKPFGVFVDIGAFTEGLVHISRVSDGFVEDISTLFTVGQEVSVKLVEVNKETRRISLTMRTGGDYVKEAPTAPSGGRSPTAAAPRSSPRQTKDFKKIDEAKYTRGQSLTGTVKNTTRTGSFVTLPDGEEGFLPREEEAAALFTLIGHSALEVGQEVTVKVLNVARGQVTLTMKGGEDDDDELSSLNTNLKQGWSRGTNAFELAFRRSKEISAFLDQREKVTAPEVKTEVETETSVSTSGVDSTVDNKLVEPPTEVESKEDSSSTEAVTGGTVEPATVSATEVESKEEDSASTEAVTGAVEPPTVSATEVESKEEESSSTEAVTGAVEEITPLDKAEEPEESVPEVPATASSESAVVTEEVAASDEKTTEVSAAGAAEASTTTATISPALVKQLRDATGAGMMDCKKALAESSGDIDKAQEFLRKKGLAAADKRAGRATAEGRIGSYIHDSRIGILIELNCETDFVSRGDVFKELVDDLAMQAAACPQVNYISIDDVPEAVVKKETELEMQREDLLSKPEQIRAKIVEGRVKKRLGEFALLEQPFIKNDKVTTGEWVKQTIATIGENMKVRRFVRYNLGEGLEKKSQDFAAEVAAQTAAKPPPAAPLKDDKPEESVEAAEKKPAVAISAALVKQLRDETGAGMMDCKKALAETGGDLQGAQEFLRKKGLSSADKKSSRLTAEGLIGSYIHDNRIGCMIEINSETDFVARNEKFKELVNDLAMQVVACPQVEYVSMEDIPESVVSKEKEIEMQREDLQSKPENIREKIVEGRISKRLGVMALLEQPFIKDDSKTVKDLVKETIAGLGENIKVRRFVRYTLGEN is encoded by the exons ATGACGCCGGTGGTCCATTGCTCTGTTGGCACCATCAGCCTGTTCCACATAGGCAGTTTCAGGCCCAGCCGAGAAATACAGATAAGAAGGTTCCGTGGTTCAGAGAGGTATTCAAGAGTCACATCGCCCTCGCGCCATGGGCTGCTGCAGCCACAGACACCATTCCACCTGATCAGCATCTACAAAAGAAGCTGGTCCTCTGCCAACAGCAGGCTAAGGACCTTGTCAGCAGCAGCTGTTGGGACCGATGTCACGGTGGAGGGTTCGTCATCTCCGGCAGGAGAAACTTCCGACGCCGCACCTGCCGCTGCTGAAACTACCGGCCAGGCTGTGGCTAGCACGAGCccggcttcctcccctcccaaGTTAGGCCGCAACCCACGTAAGAGCGAGATGCCGCCGTTGAAGGATGGTGACCTTGTTCCTGGTGCATCCTTTACCGGGAAAGTCAGGTCTATCAAGCCATTTGGAGTCTTTGTTGACATTGGAGCATTCACTGAAGGCCTTGTCCATATCTCCCGAGTAAGTGACGGTTTTGTTGAAGATATATCTACCCTCTTCACTGTTGGGCAAGAGGTGTCAGTGAAATTAGTGGAAGTAAATAAAGAAACGAGGCGCATCTCCTTGACAATGCGGACAGGTGGAGATTATGTCAAGGAAGCACCTACGGCTCCAAGCGGTGGGAGGAGTCCAACTGCAGCTGCGCCTAGAAGCTCACCAAGGCAGACAAAGGATTTCAAGAAGATAGACGAGGCAAAGTATACACGAGGACAATCTCTGACTGGCACTGTGAAAAATACGACAAGAACAGGGTCATTTGTGACACTGCCTGATGGAGAAGAAGGATTCCTCCCAAGGGAAGAGGAAGCAGCGGCGCTGTTTACCCTTATCGGGCATTCCGCACTGGAAGTTGGTCAAGAGGTAACGGTGAAAGTATTGAATGTAGCACGAGGCCAGGTCACATTGACAATGAAGGGGGGAGAAGATGATGACGATGAGTTGTCGTCGTTAAACACCAACCTGAAGCAGGGATGGTCCAGAGGAACCAATGCTTTCGAGTTAGCTTTCCGTAGGAGCAAGGAAATCTCTGCATTCTTGGACCAGAGGGAAAAGGTTACAGCTCCAGAAGTGAAAACAGAAGTTGAGACTGAGACTTCAGTTTCGACTTCTGGGGTTGATAGCACAGTTGACAACAAGCTCGTTGAGCCTCCTACTGAAGTTGAAAGCAAAGAGGATAGTTCTTCAACAGAAGCTGTCACTGGTGGCACCGTTGAGCCTGCTACAGTTTCTGCTACTGAAGTTGAAAGCAAAGAGGAGGACAGCGCTTCAACAGAAGCTGTCACTGGCGCTGTTGAGCCTCCTACAGTTTCTGCTACTGAAGTTGAAAGCAAAGAGGAGGAGAGCTCTTCAACAGAAGCTGTCACTGGCGCTGTCGAGGAAATCACTCCTCTTGATAAGGCCGAGGAGCCAGAAGAATCAGTGCCGGAGGTTCCTGCAACTGCAAGTAGCGAGTCTGCTGTGGTAACTGAGGAAGTAGCAGCCTCGGATGAGAAAACCACAGAGGTTTCTGCTGCTGGAGCTGCAGAAGCAAGCACAACCACAG CAACTATTTCTCCTGCTCTTGTCAAGCAGTTGCGTGACGCAACTGGAGCAGGCATGATGGACTGCAAAAAGGCTCTTGCTGAATCGAGTGGTGACATTGATAAAGCTCAAGAATTCCTCCGGAAGAAAGGGCTGGCTGCTGCTGACAAGAGGGCTGGAAGAGCCACTGCAGAGGGAAGAATTGGTTCTTACATACATGACAGCAGAATCGGTATCCTTATTGAATTGAACTGTGAGACTGACTTTGTATCACGAGGTGATGTCTTTAAGGAGTTGGTCGATGATCTTGCCATGCAAGCTGCTGCTTGCCCTCAAGTAAATTACATTTCCATTGACGATGTCCCTGAGGCGGTTGTGAAGAAGGAGACGGAGTTGGAGATGCAGAGGGAGGACTTGCTGTCAAAGCCTGAGCAGATCCGTGCTAAGATTGTCGAGGGCCGAGTAAAGAAGAGGCTTGGAGAATTTGCATTGCTTGAACAACCATTCATCAAGAATGACAAGGTCACAACGGGTGAATGGGTGAAGCAAACTATTGCTACAATTGGAGAGAACATGAAGGTGAGGAGGTTTGTTCGGTACAACCTGGGAGAAGGGTTGGAGAAAAAAAGCCAAGATTTTGCTGCTGAAGTTGCAGCCCAGACAGCCGCTAAGCCACCACCAGCTGCTCCTCTGAAGGATGATAAGCCTGAGGAATCGGTTGAAGCTGCAGAGAA GAAACCAGCTGTGGCAATTTCAGCTGCATTGGTAAAGCAACTCCGAGATGAAACTGGCGCAGGTATGATGGACTGCAAGAAAGCGCTGGCTGAGACTGGGGGTGACCTTCAGGGGGCTCAGGAGTTCCTCAGAAAAAAGGGCCTCTCGTCCGCAGACAAGAAGTCGTCTCGCCTAACCGCTGAAGGCCTGATTGGCTCGTACATCCACGACAACCGCATAGGGTGCATGATTGAAATCAACTCTGAGACCGACTTTGTGGCTCGCAATGAGAAATTCAAGGAGCTGGTGAATGACCTCGCAATGCAAGTGGTGGCATGCCCACAGGTTGAATATGTCTCAATGGAGGACATACCAGAGAGTGTTGTCAGCAAGGAGAAGGAGATTGAGATGCAGAGGGAGGACCTGCAGTCGAAACCCGAAAACATTAGGGAGAAGATCGTGGAAGGGCGGATATCAAAGAGGCTCGGAGTGATGGCCCTCCTGGAGCAGCCCTTCATCAAGGATGACAGCAAGACGGTGAAGGATCTCGTTAAGGAGACGATCGCCGGCCTGGGGGAGAACATCAAGGTACGGAGGTTTGTCAGGTATACCCTCGGCGAGAACTGA